The following proteins are co-located in the Solanum pennellii chromosome 8, SPENNV200 genome:
- the LOC107028057 gene encoding uncharacterized protein LOC107028057, protein MASLTKGYIYFKTSCQEWFSYMKAFFVGQGKKMRAKSEEELTEADMVKAKMEVEATDEAENTKKQLNKSS, encoded by the exons ATGGCTAGTTTAACCAAAGGATACATATATTTCAAGACCTCTTGTCAAGAATGGTTTAGTTATATGAAAGCATTCTTTGTTGGTCAG GGGAAGAAGATGAGAGCAAAAAGTGAGGAGGAATTGACAGAGGCTGACATGGTGAAAGCAAAAATGGAGGTTGAGGCTACTGATGAAGCAGAAAACACCAAAAAACAACTTAACAAATCAAGTTGA
- the LOC107027067 gene encoding prefoldin subunit 6, translated as MASSTGLRELQRDLENKANDLSKLQKDISKNHQIRKKYTIQLGENELVLKELDLLSEDANVYKLIGPVLVKQDMAEANANVKKRIEYISAELKRLDSTVQDLEDKQNSKKETIMKLQQKIQSLQAGKGKA; from the exons ATGGCTTCGTCCACCGGTCTCCGAGAATTGCAACGTGACCTAGAGAACAAAGCCAACGATCTTAGCAAACTTCAAAAAG ATATATCAAAGAATCATCAAATCAGAAAGAAGTATACTATTCAACTTGGTGAAAACGAGCTTGTTCTCAAG GAATTGGATCTGTTAAGTGAAGACGCCAATGTTTACAAGTTGATAGGACCAGTGCTTGTGAAGCAGGATATGGCAGAAGCTAATGCCAATGTCAAAAAGCGGATTGAGTACATTTCAGCTGAACT AAAGCGATTAGATAGTACTGTTCAAGACTTGGAAGACAAGCAGAACAGCAAAAAGGAAACG ATTATGAAGCTGCAACAAAAGATTCAGTCTCTCCAAGCGGGAAAAGGCAAGGCCTGA